One Oryza brachyantha chromosome 3, ObraRS2, whole genome shotgun sequence DNA segment encodes these proteins:
- the LOC102700786 gene encoding predicted GPI-anchored protein 58, with protein sequence MDRVAGRTFEEYDAAVEWSRGAEADAVRISLPGFKREEIRVLVDNHGHLRTRGERPVAGTRWSRFQKDFQLPADCNVDGIRAKFENETLTITLPKKIASPTQPLTPSPSPPLPPPPQPEPRRPPAAPLPGVAKPPSPPSQRPPTGAERRSSLPRRPSISEPALPAPAPPPVPAPAPERVSRKRSDLGTLMKPKEEDVVEETTKLLPPPAAAAAAEEEEERMQREARGKMNEDRKMQEEKAKDAVAGVPDMAQLSRPASASRRQLVNVAVAVVVLLGITLYVWNALRNAAIGGAAGDHHGHGHGHASYSDEM encoded by the exons ATGGACAGGGTCGCCGGGCGTACCTTCGAGGAgtacgacgccgccgtcgagtggagccgcggcgccgaggccgaCGCCGTCAGGATCTCCCTCCCAG GGTTCAAGAGGGAGGAGATACGGGTGCTGGTGGACAACCACGGCCACCTCCGAACGCGCGGCGAGCGGCCGGTCGCCGGCACCAGGTGGAGCCGCTTCCAGAAGGACTTCCAGCTCCCCGCCGACTGCAATGTCGACGGCATCCGCGCCAAGTTCGAGAACGAGACGCTCACCATCACGCTCCCCAAGAAGATCGCCTCGCCGACGCAGCCGttgacgccgtcgccgtcgccaccgctcccgccgccgccgcaacctgAGCCCAGGAGGCCTCCGGCGGCGCCCCTTCCTGGGGTGGCcaagccgccgtcgcctccttcCCAGAGGCCCCCCACAGGCGCAGAGCGCAGGTCGTCGCTGCCTCGGAGGCCGTCCATTTCTGAGCCGGCCTtgccggcaccggcgccgcctcccgtGCCAGCTCCAGCGCCGGAACGGGTGAGCCGGAAGAGGTCCGACCTGGGCACCCTCATGAAGCCGAAGGAGGAGGACGTGGTGGAAGAGACCACAAAgcttctgccgccgccggcggcggcagcggcagcggaggaggaggaggagcggatGCAAAGGGAGGCGAGAGGAAAGATGAACGAAGACAGGAAGATGCAGGAGGAGAAAGCCAAGGACGCGGTGGCGGGGGTGCCGGACATGGCGCAGCTGAGCAGGCCGGCCTCGGCGAGCCGCCGGCAGCTGGTGAACGTGGctgtggcggtggtggtgctcCTCGGCATCACCCTCTACGTGTGGAACGCCTTGAGGAACGCCGCGATCGGCGGTGCCGCCGGTGACCaccacggccacggccacggtcACGCGAGCTACAGCGACGAGATGTGA
- the LOC107303792 gene encoding cation/calcium exchanger 1 → MAILRRRGYSAAVPSACFFLLLLLLLLVLSDSRLLPTRRGHGGVLEGVVLRGSGSGSGSSSSGEEQRSCQELQSIAGGEARCLYLQTHPPCAPAGYVDYLRLFYCGFAHAPAAGYAAAVLWLVVLFYLLGDTASEYFCASLEGLSAALRLPPAIAGVTLLSLGNGAPDVFASVVSFAAGDGGGVGLNSALGGALFVSTVVAGVVALAAASRAGGGGVVVELRGFVRDICFLLLALCSLLAILVTGTVTVWVAASFVSLYAAYVLLVWTSHCCSEPGKPPQAELTAPLLLDDDDGVTSLPSYSKTSTPSRTRAYLHWLLSAIRMPLYLPRRLTIPDIAAHRWSRPCAVASLALAPVLLAATWTSSYRHGLALLLGGVFLGLLLGALAAATTDAASPPRGRWRRVPWLAAGFLMSVLWAYTLARELVALLVAIGYMVGVKASVLGVTVLAWGDSLGDLVSNVAMALHGGAGGAQTAVSGCYAGPLFNTVVGLGLSLALAAGSQYPAPFAIPAGGAVYEAVGFLVAGLAWALLVVPARGMRLDRVYGLGLIAIYLAFFAIRVFDSLGLWTY, encoded by the coding sequence ATGGCGATCCTGCGCAGGCGCGGGTACAGTGCCGCCGTTCCCAGCGCctgcttcttcctcctcctcctgctgctgctgctcgtccTGTCCGACTCCCGCCTCCTGCCCACTCGCCGGGGCCATGGCGGCGTCCTAGAAGGGGTGGTCCTTAGGGGGAGTGGCTCTGGTTCTGGTTCGTCGTCGTCTGGCGAGGAGCAGCGGAGCTGCCAGGAGCTGCAGTCCATCGCGGGCGGGGAGGCCAGGTGCCTCTACCTCCAGACGCACCCGCCATGCGCGCCCGCGGGGTACGTGGATTACCTCCGGCTCTTCTACTGCGGGTTCGCCCACGCGCCAGCGGCGGGGTACGCGGCGGCCGTGCTCTGGCTGGTGGTGCTCTTCTACCTGCTCGGCGACACCGCGTCCGAGTACTTCTGCGCGTCGCTCGAGGGGCTCTCGGCGGCGCTGCGGCTGCCGCCGGCTATCGCCGGTGTCACGCTGCTGTCGCTCGGGAATGGCGCGCCGGATGTGTTCGCCAGCGTCGTCTCCttcgcggccggcgacggcgggggcgTCGGGCTTAACAGcgcgctcggcggcgcgcTGTTCGTGTCCACCGTTGTCGCTGGGGTggtcgcgctcgccgccgcctcgcgtgccggcggaggcggcgttgTGGTGGAGCTACGCGGGTTCGTGCGCGACAtctgcttcctcctcctcgcgctctgctccctccTCGCCATACTAGTGACCGGCACGGTCACCGTCTGGGTGGCCGCGTCCTTCGTCTCGCTCTATGCCGCCTACGTCCTCCTCGTCTGGACCTCCCATTGCTGCTCCGAGCCGGGCAAGCCGCCGCAGGCAGAACTCaccgcgccgctcctcctcgacgacgacgacggcgtcacgTCTCTGCCGTCCTACTCCAAGACCTCAACGCCCTCGAGAACAAGAGCTTACCTGCATTGGCTCCTCTCCGCAATCCGCATGCCGCTGTacctcccgcgccgcctcaCAATTCCGGACATCGCCGCGCACCGCTGGTCCCGCCCCTGCGCCGTGGCGTCCCTCGCGCTGGCGCcggtcctcctcgccgccacctgGACCTCGTCGTACCGTCACGGCCTCGCTCTTCTCCTCGGCGGCGTCTTCCTCGGCCTGCTCCtcggcgcgctcgccgcggccaCGACggacgccgcctccccgccccgcgggcggtggcgccgcgTGCCGTGGCTGGCGGCGGGGTTCCTGATGAGCGTGCTGTGGGCGTACACCCTGGCGCGCGAGCTGGTGGCGCTGCTGGTGGCAATCGGGTACATGGTAGGCGTGAAGGCGAGCGTGCTGGGCGTGACGGTGCTGGCGTGGGGGGACTCGCTGGGCGACCTGGTGTCGAACGTGGCCATGGCgctgcacggcggcgccggcggcgcgcagaCGGCGGTGTCCGGGTGCTACGCGGGCCCGCTGTTCAACACGGTCGTCGGTCTGGGCCTCTcgctggcgctggcggcgggGTCCCAGTACCCGGCGCCGTTCGCGATCCCGGCGGGCGGGGCGGTGTACGAGGCGGTGGGgttcctcgtcgccgggctGGCGTGGGCGCTGCTGGTGGTGCCGGCGAGGGGGATGCGGCTGGACCGGGTGTACGGCCTGGGCCTCATCGCAATCTACCTCGCCTTCTTCGCCATCCGCGTCTTCGACAGCCTCGGCCTCTGGACATACTAG
- the LOC107303835 gene encoding uncharacterized protein LOC107303835 has protein sequence MNPKLVQLEEPAASFFVFSHRGGAPRGEVCRRRCIRSVPSRSRSPLSFAPERSMEVSARLGPPRASPAPRRGRGSLPLPMGFASARPASRAISAKIRTGAIHDLQRNKSNLESLFCYDKSAPEEDIGTPAGLDLEKKNVGKNPPCISCETKGAVLCATCVGSGLYVDSILESQGIIVKVRCLGCGGTGNIMCSKCGGRGHT, from the exons ATGAACCCGAAGCTAGTCCAGCTCGAGGAGCCAGCCGCCTCCTTTTTTGTCTTCTCCCACCGCGGCGGAGCTCCGCGAGGAGAggtttgccgccgccgctgcatccGGTCCGTcccctcccgctcccgctccccaCTCTCGTTCGCACCGGAGCGCAGCATGGAGGTCTCGGCTAGGCTCGGCCCGCCacgcgcctcgccggcgccgcgccgcggccgcggatCCCTGCCACTGCCAATGGGGTTCGCCTCGGCCCGGCCCGCCTCTCGCGCGATTTCCGCCAAG ATTAGAACAGGTGCAATTCATGACCTGCAAAGAAACAAGAGTAACCTCGAATCATTATTCTGCTACGACAAATCTGCTCCGGAGGAGGATATTGGAACCCCAGCTGGTTTAGATTTGGAAAAGAAGAACGTTGGGAAGAATCCTCCTTGCATAAGCTGTGAAACCAAAGGCGCAGTGTTATGTGCAACCTGTGTTGGTTCAGGCTTGTATGTCGACTCCATATTAGAAAGCCAGGGAATCATCGTAAAAGTCAGATGTCTAG GGTGTGGAGGCACTGGGAACATTATGTGCTCAAAGTGCGGAGGCCGTGGACACACATGA
- the LOC102700509 gene encoding 5-methyltetrahydropteroyltriglutamate--homocysteine methyltransferase 1 gives MASHIVGYPRMGPKRELKFALESFWDGKSSAEDLEKVATDLRASIWKQMSEAGIKYIPSNTFSYYDQVLDTTAMLGAVPERYSWTGGEIGFSTYFSMARGNASVPAMEMTKWFDTNYHFIVPELGPNTKFSYASHKAVSEYKEAKALGVETVPVLVGPVSYLLLSKPAKGVDKSFSLLSLLSSILPVYKEVVAELKAAGSSWIQFDEPTLVLDLDAHQLAAFSAAYAELESALSGLNVLIETYFADIPAESYKTLTSLSGVTAYGFDLVRGTKTLDLVKSEGFPSGKYLFAGVVDGRNIWADDLVASLSTLQSLEAIVGKDKLVVSTSCSLMHTAVDLVNETKLDSEIKSWLAFAAQKVVEVNALAKALAGQKDEAYFVANAAAQASRRSSPRVTNQEVQKAAAALKGSDHRRATNVSARLDAQQKKLNLPVLPTTTIGSFPQTMDLRRVRREYKAKKISEEEYVSAIKEEISKVVKIQEELDIDVLVHGEPERNDMVEYFGEQLSGFAFTANGWVQSYGSRCVKPPIIYGDVSRPNPMTVFWSKMAQSMTSRPMKGMLTGPVTILNWSFVRNDQPRFETCYQIALAIKKEVEDLEAGGIQVIQIDEAALREGLPLRKSEHAFYLNWAVHSFRITNCGVQDTTQIHTHMCYSNFNDIIHSIIDMDADVITIENSRSDEKLLSVFREGVKYGAGIGPGVYDIHSPRIPSTEEIADRINKMLAVLDTNILWVNPDCGLKTRKYTEVKPALTNMVDAAKLIRTQLASAK, from the exons ATGGCGTCCCACATTGTCGGATACCCTCGCATGGGCCCCAAGAGGGAGCTCAAGTTTGCCTTGGAGTCTTTCTGGGATGGGAAGAGCAGCGCTGAGGACTTGGAGAAGGTTGCCACCGACCTTAGAGCTAGCATCTGGAAGCAAATGTCAGAGGCAGGGATTAAGTACATTCCCAGCAACACCTTCTCATACTACGACCAAGTCCTTGACACGACAGCCATGCTTGGCGCTGTCCCAGAACGCTACTCTTGGACTGGCGGTGAGATTGGTTTCAGCACCTACTTCTCAATGGCTAGGGGAAATGCTAGCGTCCCTGCCATGGAGATGACCAAGTGGTTTGACACAAACTA TCACTTCATTGTCCCTGAACTGGGCCCGAACACCAAATTCTCCTATGCTTCACACAAGGCTGTATCTGAATACAAGGAGGCTAAGGCG CTTGGTGTCGAGACTGTTCCGGTGCTTGTTGGTCCCGTTTCGTATCTGCTGCTCTCTAAGCCTGCCAAGGGTGTCGACAAATCATTCTCCCTTCTTTCACTCCTCAGTAGCATTCTTCCTGTTTACAA GGAGGTTGTTGCTGAGCTGAAGGCAGCCGGTTCTTCATGGATTCAGTTTGATGAGCCCACCCTTGTTCTGGACCTTGATGCTCACCAACTGGCTGCATTCTCTGCAGCTTATGCTGAACTTGAGTCAGCGCTTTCCGGTTTGAATGTTCTTATTGAGACATACTTCGCAGATATTCCTGCTGAATCCTACAA GACCCTCACATCCTTGAGTGGCGTGACTGCATATGGTTTTGATCTTGTCCGTGGAACCAAGACCCTTGACCTTGTCAAGAGTGAGGGTTTCCCATCTGGAAAGTACCTCTTTGCTggtgttgttgatggaagGAATATCTGGGCTGATGATCTTGTTGCATCTCTTAGCACTCTTCAGTCTCTTGAGGCTATCGTTGGCAAGG ACAAGCTTGTGGTGTCCACCTCCTGCTCGCTGATGCACACTGCTGTCGATCTTGTAAATGAGACTAAGCTCGACAGTGAGATTAAGTCGTGGCTTGCATTTGCTGCCCAAAAGGTGGTTGAGGTGAATGCCCTTGCCAAGGCTTTGGCTGGCCAAAAGGATGAG GCTTACTTTGTAGCAAATGCTGCTGCTCAGGCCTCAAGGAGATCATCACCTAGAGTGACAAATCAGGAAGTCCAGAAGGCT GCGGCTGCTTTGAAGGGATCTGACCACCGTCGTGCTACCAATGTTTCTGCTAGATTGGACGCTCAgcagaagaagctcaaccttCCTGTCCTTCCTACGACCACAATTGGTTCATTCCCTCAGACTATGGACCTCAGGAGAGTCCGCCGTGAGTACAAGGCGAAGAA GATCTCTGAGGAGGAGTATGTCAGTGCCATTAAGGAAGAGATTAGCAAGGTTGTCAAGATTCAAGAGGAGCTTGACATCGATGTTCTTGTGCATGGAGAGCCTGAG AGAAATGACATGGTTGAGTACTTTGGTGAGCAATTATCTGGTTTTGCATTCACTGCTAATGGATGGGTGCAATCGTATGGATCACGCTGTGTGAAGCCACCGATTATCTACGGTGATGTCAGCCGCCCGAACCCCATGACAGTCTTCTGGTCGAAGATGGCACAGAGCATGACCTCACGCCCAATGAAGGGAATGTTGACGGGCCCTGTTACCATCCTCAACTGGTCTTTTGTCAGAAATGACCAGCCAAG ATTTGAGACATGCTATCAGATTGCTCTTGCAATCAAGAAGGAGGTTGAGGATCTCGAAGCTGGTGGTATTCAG GTGATCCAGATCGATGAAGCTGCTCTAAGAGAGGGTCTGCCGCTGCGCAAGTCAGAGCATGCATTCTACCTGAACTGGGCTGTCCACTCATTCAGAATCACCAACTGCGGAGTCCAGGACACCACTCAG ATCCACACTCACATGTGCTACTCTAACTTCAACGACATCATCCACTCCATCATCGACATGGACGCCGATGTGATCACCATCGAGAACTCCCGGTCCGACGAGAAGCTCCTGTCCGTCTTCCGTGAGGGCGTCAAGTACGGAGCTGGCATTGGCCCGGGTGTGTACGACATCCACTCCCCCAGAATCCCCTCCACCGAGGAGATCGCCGACCGCATCAACAAGATGCTTGCCGTGCTCGACACCAACATCCTTTGGGTGAACCCGGACTGCGGTCTCAAGACCCGCAAGTACACCGAGGTGAAGCCTGCCCTAACCAACATGGTCGATGCTGCCAAGCTCATCCGCACCCAGCTTGCCAGCGCAAAGTGA
- the LOC107303933 gene encoding uncharacterized protein LOC107303933 gives MQAAGAAGATPAAPPPQPPRRRAYTAVDPRCEWTRTEDADTLVVDISGFRKEELKVLYNTSRKLKVTGERQADGGQRARFLKMFPVPRSCNAGAIRAVMDKEEALLYVILPKGSSSSSSSPPSNSSMDKQKDDQNVSSEPQGGAAMADGSSSSSSSSGVLYSAQEDEEMGRMDDEKVVEREEQIATQDVPGTTHGDDVNGGNRRLWWQRARATRVLGIALILAVAAVGAYVLCLMLL, from the exons ATGCAGGCAGCTGGTGCTGCcggcgcgacgccggcggctcccccaccgcagccgccgcgccgccgcgcgtacACGGCCGTCGATCCCCGGTGCGAGTGGACACGAACGGAAGACGCCGACACCCTCGTCGTTGATATCTCGG GGTTCAGGAAGGAGGAGCTGAAGGTGCTCTACAACACCAGCCGGAAGCTGAAGGTCACCGGCGAGCGGCAGGCCGACGGCGGCCAACGGGCACGATTCCTCAAGATGTTTCCGGTCCCGAGGAGCTGCAACGCCGGCGCCATCAGGGCCGTCATGGACAAGGAAGAGGCCCTTCTCTACGTCATCCTGCCCAAGggatcatcatcttcttcttcttcccctccCTCCAACTCCTCCATGGACAAGCAGAAAGACGACCAGAATGTGAGCTCTGAGCCTCAGGGAGGAGCAGCCATGGCGGATGGCTCatcgagcagcagcagcagcagtggcgTCCTATACAGCGCCCAGGAAGACGAAGAGATGGGCAGGATGGATGATGAGAAGGTAGTAGAGAGGGAAGAGCAGATTGCCACACAGGATGTGCCAGGAACGACGCATGGTGATGATGTGAATGGTGGTAACAGGAGACTGTGGTGGCAGAGGGCTAGGGCCACGCGTGTTCTTGGCATTGCTCTCATCCTTGCAGTGGCCGCTGTTGGTGCCTACGTACTGTGCCTGATGCTGCTGTAG